From the Lolium rigidum isolate FL_2022 chromosome 2, APGP_CSIRO_Lrig_0.1, whole genome shotgun sequence genome, one window contains:
- the LOC124686919 gene encoding glyoxylate/hydroxypyruvate reductase HPR3-like yields MASAIPVATVPPSGAKHSVLLLRRANDRLAAALRARYRVVNFYASGAPLPAFLAASAAAEPEPPRAALVVGDGTIRINAAFLDAAPYLRCVVTTAAGLDHIDVTECARRGVVVAGAGQTFSTDVADHAVGLLIDVLRRVSAADRYVRRGMWPVQGDYPLGSKLGGKRVGIIGLGSIGSSIAKRLKAFGCVIQYHSRRPKDAVSFRYFLDVLSLAAESDVLIVACALNNQTQHIVNKDVLEALGKDGVVVNIARGGNIDEAALISALKGGEIAGAGLDVFEKEPDVPAEFFSMDNVVLTAHEAVFTTESGSDLCDLMIGNLEAFFDGKPLVSPVLPK; encoded by the exons ATGGCGTCCGCCATCCCCGTCGCGACGGTTCCTCCCTCCGGCGCCAAGCACTCGGTCCTCCTCCTGCGCCGCGCAAACGACCGCCTCGCCGCCGCTCTACGCGCGCGCTACCGCGTTGTCAACTTCTACGCCTCGGGCGCCCCCCTCCCGGCATTcctcgccgcgtccgccgccgcggaGCCCGAGCCCCCGCGGGCCGCGCTCGTCGTAGGCGACGGCACCATCCGCATCAACGCAGCCTTCTTAGACGCGGCGCCGTATCTCCGCTGCGTCgtcaccaccgccgccggccTGGACCACATCGACGTCACCGAGTGCGCGCGCCGGGGCGTCGTCGTGGCCGGCGCTGGCCAGACCTTCTCCACCGACGTGGCCGACCACGCCGTAGGCCTCCTGATCGACGTGCTCCGGCGAGTCTCGGCGGCTGACCGCTATGTCCGGCGCGGGATGTGGCCGGTTCAAGGGGATTATCCGCTTGGCTCCAAG CTCGGTGGCAAGCGTGTAGGCATCATCGGTTTGGGGAGCATCGGTTCATCGATTGCTAAGCGTCTCAAAGCATTTGGCTGCGTCATCCAGTACCACTCCAGAAGACCAAAAGATGCCGTCTCCTTCAGATATTTCCTCGATGTGCTCAGCCTCGCTGCCGAATCCGATGTCCTCATCGTAGCATGCGCCCTGAACAATCAGACGCAGCACATCGTCAACAAGGATGTCCTGGAGGCACTAGGAAAAGACGGCGTAGTGGTGAACATCGCCCGTGGAGGGAACATCGACGAGGCGGCGCTGATCAGCGCACTGAAGGGAGGGGAGATAGCTGGCGCGGGCCTCGACGTCTTCGAGAAGGAGCCCGATGTGCCGGCGGAGTTCTTCTCCATGGACAATGTGGTGCTCACCGCACATGAGGCGGTCTTCACCACGGAGTCTGGCTCCGATCTTTGCGACCTCATGATCGGGAACCTGGAGGCGTTCTTCGATGGTAAGCCATTGGTCTCACCTGTGCTTCCCAAGTAG